Genomic segment of Cydia fagiglandana chromosome 16, ilCydFagi1.1, whole genome shotgun sequence:
GTGCTTCTAGTTTAGTAGACAtttgccatttttcaaattacCCCGCCTTAGAAAttaccccaatgcaccctaATAGCTTTTCTGGTACGATTTTTTTAACAAAACCCACTATGATCCAGCAGTGCCAATAACACAATCACAAGCTCACGAGCACGAAGTAACATTCTTCTTAGCGAAGTAGTCCATCAGGCCCTGGAGGCGCTTCTTGACGCGCTTCTGGTCGTCGAGCGTGCAGCCGAGGATGGCAGTCTCGAAGTTCTTGTCGGTGGCGGCGGAGTCCGCGGCGCTGGAGCAGGCCGCCATGTACGCCTGGCAGCGCGCGTGCGCGGTGCACGCGTCGTCCTGCACTGACACTACTAGCTGGTCGATGTACATGTTTACCTGAAATGACAGTTTTGTTACTGGCAAGTGgcaattttgtcagtagaaatgaTATTAAGAGATAAAAATGTTGACGGGAAAAAATTGACTTTGTGCACAAGTCACTAATAACGTTCTATCGTATTTTCACTCTATTTTGTTATTTTCCAAATAACTCTTTCTTagacattacaatttttttaagacGAAATAGGAGCTGTGTTTTAAATCTTTTAGgttatacccgtctcgctaacggaagcggctcctacaactagtgcgataaggacaaggcgaaaaatcctgcgtaaaaatcgaggtttcgtactcgactgtttcctcctccaaaacttaaccaatcgtaaccaaatttggaaatctaaatgattatgaaattatctgtgtcggaccgttttgctttttttgctaattgatatcagtattgaatactacgcctctcattgcggcatagtcaatgaggccgttttggccatttttgaagggctctaacgccttaaaaaacaaaaatatcaataaaagcaaaacggtccaacacagatattgacaatattaatctgtgttgaaaaaaatcattgctctagcatcaaaacccacggaggaaacagtcgagtacgtttgtgtggagaaatgaccactcctgttggctctggGCCTAACTTCAGCAGTTTAAACTGTGTGCTGTCTGTCAATATTTAAGTAACAGAACTGttttatatattaggactttCCATTCCACCTGTCTAATGTTTGATCAAatttgtatttgcgtctcacattttgcttaatgagacagtgagacgcaatgcacatttgatcaaatattggacagatggaataccacgcTCACACACAGCGTGGACGTTTCTGTGCAAGTGTTACAACTGTTACAAGTGTATGTGTTAGTAATAGTATACAGGgcgaaaatttaccctcccatagaaaatggaccagccaaaatgtatgaaacagacaATTTTGTTTTCGCGATTTCTGatttggtgccatagtaaaagttgctcagtataatcccaaaacctccctggcaactgGAATGCACTTAtattttggccaccctgtatgttACCTGATGCAGAGCCTCCTCCTGCTGCGGGTCGCGGTCCGTGCGCACGCACACCTCCACCGTCTGCGCCCGCGCCAGTATACGCTCCGCGTACCGCGAGATGTCGTCTCTGTCACCTGTACATTTAGATAAAACAATCACAGTCTcatttacaaatacaaaataatatagatGTAATTAATAGgcaataatacaaaataatatagatataatataattaatattcttATTGTTATAATATACTATTTTGATGTCTATTCTCTGAGTTGATCTAACTGATCCATTGACAGCTATTTAAAGAAACCCTCAACAACTGAAATTAAGCAAAAAGTAGCAATTGCATAGAACTTTTTGTTTGGTAAAAAACTGTACAATCTAAACCACAAATATAATGTCACCTTGACCAGAAGTGCAGTCTACATATCTTATCAACTAGTACATATCTTATACTACAGTGATTATATGTAGACTGCAATAATCGTAAACTACAGATGACAAAATATAAACTTGACTACACCCACAaagaattaaattattattattttatattatataaccaCTACCTATCTATTtctacattttaaaataaataaaattcatttatatCAAGCTACAAGGCTCATAATCGGTTGTAAACAGTTTTTTCATTCATGACAATCATGACCAATTAACTAAGTTCATATTATTAAAAGTTATACATATGTCATACACATTATTAGTATTAGTCATATATTAGTCCcaaaacaaagtaggtacttaaatgtacaaagtaaacataaataataactatgaatattatgatagtGTAGTATGAATAATATGAATTTGAATATCGCAAAAGCattgtatgtaaattatattaaaggGTTTATTCAACAGGCTATAAAAAGTTGACATTTCCACATCTTACAT
This window contains:
- the LOC134671777 gene encoding BAG family molecular chaperone regulator 2 isoform X1; translated protein: MEVDQYASDWSFTGEGSRLPLIDESTALGTQAPKDRLIAVLDQVEMRVERLRRDTVRIEEERDSLLSTLDSVKHSELLAEVSECDRDDISRYAERILARAQTVEVCVRTDRDPQQEEALHQVNMYIDQLVVSVQDDACTAHARCQAYMAACSSAADSAATDKNFETAILGCTLDDQKRVKKRLQGLMDYFAKKNVTSCS
- the LOC134671777 gene encoding BAG family molecular chaperone regulator 2 isoform X2, with amino-acid sequence MELSLGPVGRLIAVLDQVEMRVERLRRDTVRIEEERDSLLSTLDSVKHSELLAEVSECDRDDISRYAERILARAQTVEVCVRTDRDPQQEEALHQVNMYIDQLVVSVQDDACTAHARCQAYMAACSSAADSAATDKNFETAILGCTLDDQKRVKKRLQGLMDYFAKKNVTSCS